In Oceanivirga salmonicida, the DNA window GTTTCATTAAAATGTATGGAAAGTAAATTTCATGTATCCCACCTAAAAAATGTATTACAGCTGCTCCATATGCAGATGATTTTGATACTCCTTTCCCGTAAAACATATATGCCATTAAAATCCCTAAACCTACACCCGGATTTGCTTCTAATAAAAATAAAATGGATTTACCTGTAACCCTTGCTTCTTCTGTTCCAAGCGGAGTCAAAATACCATGATTTATTGCATTATTTAAAAATAGAATCTTAGCCGGTTCAATAAATACATTTGCTAATGGTAATAAATGTGCATTAATAATTATATCTACACCTAAAGATAACGTTTGATTTAAGCTAGCTACAGCTGGACCTACACTAAAGAATCCTAATATAGCTAAAATAAATCCTAAAATACCTAATGAAAAATTATTAACTAACATTTCAAAACCTGGTTTTATATTAGGTTGAACTATCTCATCAAATTTTTTCATTAAATATGCAGATAATGGTCCCATTATCATTGCCCCTAAAAACATGACTGCATCAGTTCCAGTTACAACTCCCATAGTTGCAATTGTTGCAATTACAGCTCCACGAGAATCGTGAATATTTTTACCAGCAGTATACGCTATTAGTAATGGTAATAAATATTGAATCATTGGTCCTACCATTTTAGACAATTCTGCATTTGGTAGCCAACCTGTTGGAATAAATAATGCTGTTATTAATCCCCAAGCTATAAATGC includes these proteins:
- a CDS encoding PTS mannitol transporter subunit IICB, with amino-acid sequence MTKTNVKVVVQKIGTALSSMVMPNIGAFIAWGLITALFIPTGWLPNAELSKMVGPMIQYLLPLLIAYTAGKNIHDSRGAVIATIATMGVVTGTDAVMFLGAMIMGPLSAYLMKKFDEIVQPNIKPGFEMLVNNFSLGILGFILAILGFFSVGPAVASLNQTLSLGVDIIINAHLLPLANVFIEPAKILFLNNAINHGILTPLGTEEARVTGKSILFLLEANPGVGLGILMAYMFYGKGVSKSSAYGAAVIHFLGGIHEIYFPYILMKPILIIAAILGGICGTATIHILGGGLQAPASPGSIIAILGLTARGSHLAVISGVIVATVASFVFAALILKKDKSNNLDLEQAKTEVSEMKKTSKGEIIDHSKKISKIIFACDAGMGSSAMGASILRNKIKEAGLSYEVINTAIRNLKDESNVIIISQKELMERVKKMNPSAIYVSVDNFLTSNKYDEIISKLK